In Haematobia irritans isolate KBUSLIRL chromosome 1, ASM5000362v1, whole genome shotgun sequence, a genomic segment contains:
- the Lrrk gene encoding leucine-rich repeat kinase isoform X1, giving the protein MDWSFVEKPKSGTETALDACDYFLDEVIEVTRSLDAREQVRLIKHRELRQAVTTGDERTVRVLLEALGSERQIIVNMAPSGANTLLFLSSQSGYESITNRLLDAGADGRSHTVTKYSPLYAAVHHGHYNIAKKMLEKFPDLVQQPTVEKWLPIHAACINGHVNLLELLINYNYPEYLYSTYRDEEGIWEWRLPFDPNAQDVTGQTSLYIASILGNKSLVNILLKWKVRARKTSAQSPQSAPITPTRKRISFGIQAIMSRLNISSDGDQMIKEESLECDRCPVNINLLCGAARETSLLAAVRGTFLDVVTVLLQNGANPNIIAKPVEDHNDPKCSEEIYGLSNVPIAEACKQRSLPMVELLLKYGARDDNGSALSVAVASEDEAILNRLLAKRVHPDSDYKINKKGLPTPVEVKVFLPSATNISYSTMFPNTPVIIDWHNNTNVQLPFVRVNWMVNGVLQLNPKLQGHPKITEVALTAITRIDFSHNHLTSLPIEIFNLVSLKYLNVAQNKITQLPPPPASSPTGNRAAYSSPVLEEFYIQDNQLITIPAEIFHLPSLAILDISNNKLQQMPFDMWKAPKLRELNIAFNLLKDLPIPPMQTSSSQLSLDKLDLEPFSKFDSYGSDNRSKLRTLTLQPLVHRNIWSSNLEITDNDMKWNESKKEEGVSQLNSLNIANNLFTSIPAALPCLAVNLTRLNMSYNSLRSMGHVTSYPSTLKQLDLSHNEISCWPSLPRITESDPHLLCYSFVAQNQGGEGDDIPSFSKHSGNSNKASSFRSTVLKSVCRHRRHLRLESLRTLILADNLLNRIQLSTDDVTTLFNESDDSDWSVVGLTKSKLIFPNLSMLDISNNCLKEIPTSLHELTSLSVLNISGNVNVTDLPPNLGLLTRLWNLNTRGCLLQDPLKSMIESKKYKTMDIIGYLKSIYEDAQPYARMKLMVVGVQGIGKTTLLDLLRQGVGSQKPRASENHWAKRMGHSRNLSKSQRGGNISTVGVDIGTWISEKRKKAPGSHGPVVFRTWDFGGQKEYYATHQYFLSKRSLYLVLWKITDGHKGLAEILQWLGNIQARAPNSPVIIVGTHFDAVGDTFSAEKAEELQQIIREKFIAIPDAEKIGLPRVIDSIEISCRTMHNIRLLANIIYDTAFMLKSPGSKEPLLLQKIPASYIALEDIVNVISCNLRASGLDPVLDAENYRKLVTEEMRLHNYKSFRDSAELNQATMFLHDNGVILHYDDATLRDYYFLDPQWLCDMLAHVVTVREINPFARTGIMKLEDLNLLFRNSNSSSNSNRSYIVSLLNKFEVALTWDSRTLLIPSLLPQNEDVTPNAGTIVKISQRTRGRNLNLGCSVSNEINLNNLIYEPIEQSLSSTNDSNGLEMGLRRVLLMTYFPSGFWSRLITRLLADEHITDAIKSVYTTANDQSLEFDLRTSLEHDTQWNLWQTGLSLYYGPILVFKIWELPFQLSHTTQPFRNSNNRFKLKLDGVWSDINLCNSSILEISFPLTHVNIYQEIEDGARQHLAHIEPNMPIIAKLLALAVDHIDLLLEDWYPSLGTRFVHTSEGRFLITRLVMCPKCLKKLALNNKKTESSDGGGGAGGGADTSDSSVAMGGGAGYTQKTRTKRPMYYHAGDNGDDLQLNVFSAYLNATARRERRSEDSLCSDADSGVGPDSAGSSRNTSVDGHPLYNIPDISNVCYTWMIEECILSVYNQTKISCPVHLEMVMMKLAPDVVFADIPEKYTINSESIIKGSLLGRGAFGFVFKATCKIKGSRNFRSVAMKMLQPVPPGPRAKESALMAYKVALGKWDRDPLQHACKAYCTARQELAVLLTLKHPNIVPLVGICIKPLALVLELAPMGGLDSILRQHRRSGAHIGPHTFQILVLQAARAIEYLHRRRIIYRDLKSENVLVWDFPQPHAEDSPRNSIHIKIADYGISRQTAPSGSKGFGGTEGFMAPEIIRYNGEEEYTEKVDCFSFGMFIYENISLRQPFEGHESIKECILEGSRPALTQRETQFPTYCLDLMVLCWDELPKKRPTASQIVSILTAPECIHLLDVIALPHSDKVVCGGFSINNANNMGEEESSDLELWLPGYNSHIDILDTTIHGQFLQSSTIKCTNKFISSDPKSPRVEEVSLKSQSSSPLNTPSSLQASSSSGSSSRTSSATRLPRINMLCCCIIEQCIWIGDAAGTLHSYSLTDYTHIFSYILDPAIKSPLISLVYLRDIERVAVGLHNGRVFLVDSCKVPSNCAFAEGSFVLTEICSGLILHCACAIMVEGTYELWCGEMAGKLNVFPLSKTGVCGHQALCHSDEPNSIEDLRVARMCSNESYIFTCLYPGFMVYQWHAENKTIENKLDCSKLLPCSESLKSIAIDEHLSLIKCQISALCAHGQELYIGTTWGCLIIAEVNTLRPIAVFRPYENEIKSIISVPNQNVPLIATIGRRYRSLISRYMDSAETTTVKNVVTPTHFDHFKNQYKSINPQQDVDNHIHVLLWKAKDWT; this is encoded by the exons ATCACAAATCGTTTACTGGATGCCGGTGCTGATGGTCGTTCACATACGGTAACCAAATATTCACCATTATATGCAGCGGTTCACCATGGCCATTATAATATAGCTAAGAAAAtgttggaaaagtttcccgattTAGTGCAG CAACCCACTGTAGAAAAATGGCTTCCTATACATGCTGCATGTATAAATGGTCATGTAAATTTACTTGAACTACTTATCAATTACAACTATCCGGAATATCTCTATTCGACATATCGTGATGAGGAAGGCATTTGGGAATGGCGTCTACCATTTGATCCAAATGCCCAAGATGTTACAGGACAAACTAGTCTGTATATAGCCAGTATTTTAGGCAATAAGTCTCTAGTCAATATTTTGCTTAAATGGAAAGTGCGTGCACGTAAAACTAGTGCTCAAAGTCCACAAAGCGCACCCATTACGCCGACACGTAAACGTATCTCATTTGGTATACAAGCAATTATGTCAAGGCTTAATATATCCAGTGATGGTGATCAGATGATAAAAGAAGAGTCTCTAGAGTGTGACAGATGTCCGGTAAATATCAATCTACTATGTGGTGCAGCAAGAGAGACATCTTTGTTGGCAGCGGTGCGTGGTACATTTTTAGATGTGGTTACAGTGCTCCTGCAAAATGGTGCTAATCCAAATATTATAGCTAAACCAGTAGAGGATCATAATGATCCGAAATGTAGTGAAGAAATTTATGGTCTAAGTAATGTTCCTATAGCCGAAGCCTGCAAACAAAGATCATTACCTATGGTGGAGCTGTTGCTTAA GTATGGCGCTCGCGATGATAATGGATCAGCTTTAAGTGTTGCAGTTGCTTCTGAAGATGAGGCAATTTTAAATCGTTTACTTGCTAAACGTGTTCATCCAGATTCTGATTATAAGATCAATAAAAAGGGCTTACCAACGCCCGTAGAAGTTAAAGTTTTCTTGCCATCTGCCACAAATATTTCCTACAGTACAATGTTTCCCAATACACCAGTCATCATTGATTGGCACAATAATACAAATGTGCAGCTACCATTTGTGAG agTGAATTGGATGGTAAATGGTGTCCTGCAATTAAATCCTAAACTCCAAGGTCATCCTAAAATCACCGAAGTTGCCTTGACTGCAATAACACGTATTGATTTCTCGCATAATCATCTTACGAGTTTgccaattgaaattttcaatttagtttCATTAAA atatttaaatgtggcacaaaataaaattacacaATTACCACCGCCACCAGCTTCATCCCCTACCGGGAATAGAGCAGCATATTCATCACCAGTGCTTGAAGAATTTTACATACAAGATAATCAGTTAATTACAATACCAGCTGAAATTTTCCACTTACCATCTTTGGCGATATTGGATATATCGAATAATAAATTGCAACAAATGCCTTTTGATATGTGGAAAGCTCCCAAATTAAGGGAGCTAAACATAGCTTTCAATTTGCTTAAAGACTTGCCAATACCTCCTATGCAAACCTCATCATCGCAATTGAGTTTGGATAAATTGGATTtggaaccattttccaaatttgactCATATGGTTCGGATAATAGGAGTAAATTGAGAACATTAACTCTGCAGCCGTTAGTACATCGTAATATATGGTCAAGTAATCTAGAGATCACCGATAACGATATGAAATGGAATGAATCGAAAAAAGAAGAAGGTGTCTCACAGCTAAATAGCTTAAATATAGCGAATAATCTCTTTACTAGCATTCCAGCGGCCTTGCCTTGTTTGGCTGTCAATTTGACAAGACTTAATATGTCATACAATAGCTTAAGATCAATGGGTCATGTCACAAGTTACCCTTCAACCCTAAAACAATTAGATTTAAGCCACAATGAGATAAGTTGTTGGCCCAGTTTGCCACGCATAACAGAATCCGATCCCCATTTATTGTGCTATAGTTTTGTGGCTCAAAATCAAGGCGGTGAGGGAGACGATATTCCTTCATTTTCCAAACACAGTGGTAATAGTAATAAGGCTTCCTCATTTCGATCGACCGTTTTGAAGAGTGTATGTCGCCATAGAAGACATTTAAGATTGGAATCGTTGAGGACTTTGATATTGGCCGATAATTTACTGAACCGTATCCAATTGTCTACAGATGATGTAACGACTCTTTTCAATGAATCCGATGATTCTGATTGGAGTGTGGTGGGTTTGACCAAATCAAAATTGATATTTCCCAATCTTTCCATGTTGGATATAAGCAATAATTGTTTGAAGGAAATACCTACGTCATTGCATGAATTGACCAGTTTAAGTGTTTTGAATATTAGCGGAAATGTTAATGTTACCGATCTTCCGCCGAATTTGGGATTACTTACACGCCTATGGAATTTAAATACCCGAGGTTGTCTGCTCCAAGATCCTTTGAAATCTATGATTGagagtaaaaaatataaaactatggatattattggatatttaaAGTCGATATATGAAGATGCCCAACCCTATGCAAGAATGAAGTTAATGGTAGTTGGTGTACAAGGAATTGGAAAAACAACTTTATTGGATCTACTGAGACAGGGTGTGGGATCGCAGAAACCCCGAGCTTCCGAAAATCATTGGGCAAAACGTATGGGTCATAGTCGTAATCTTTCGAAATCCCAAAGGGGAGGTAATATTTCAACAGTGGGTGTCGATATAGGTACATGGATTTCAGAGAAACGTAAAAAAGCCCCAGGATCTCATGGGCCAGTGGTTTTTAGGACATGGGATTTTGGTGGTCAGAAAGA ATATTATGCCACacatcaatattttctatcgaaacgtAGCCTTTATTTGGTTTTATGGAAAATCACTGATGGCCACAAAGGTTTAGCGGAAATTCTTCAATGGTTGGGTAACATACAAGCCAGAGCTCCCAATTCTCCAGTTATAATTGTGGGTACACATTTCGATGCGGTTGGTGATACATTTTCTGCCGAGAAAGCCGAAGAACTTCAGCAAATAATTAGAGAGAAATTCATTGCAATACCCGATGCGGAGAAAATCGGTCTACCTCGTGTTATAGACTCCATAGAGATAAGCTGCAGAACTATGCACAACATACGTTTGTTGGCAAATATCATTTATGATACAGCATTCATGTTGAAATCTCCAGGATCTAAGGAGCCTTTActattgcaaaaaattcctGCCAGTTATATAGCCTTGGAAGACATAGTCAATGTTATATCCTGTAATCTCAGAGCATCGGGCTTGGATCCCGTTTTGGATGCTGAAAACTATCGAAAACTTGTGACTGAAGAAATGCGTTTGCACAACTATAAAAGTTTTCGCGATTCAGCTGAATTGAATCAAGCCACCATGTTTTTACATGACAATGGAGTGATACTACATTATGATGATGCTACCTTAAGGGACTATTATTTTTTGGATCCCCAGTGGTTATGCGATATGTTGGCCCATGTGGTAACAGTACGTGAAATAAATCCATTTGCCCGAACTGGTATTATGAAATTGGAAGATTTAAATTTACTCTTTCGTAACTCAAACTCAAGTTCAAATTCAAATCGTTCGTATATTGTGAGTCTATTGAATAAATTTGAAGTGGCATTAACATGGGATTCGCGAACATTACTGATCCCTTCACTTTTACCACAAAATGAAGATGTTACACCAAATGCTGGAACTATTGTTAAG atctCCCAACGTACTCGAGGTCGCAATTTAAATCTTGGCTGTTCGGTATCAAATGAAATCAACTTGAACAATTTAATATACGAACCAATTGAGCAATCTTTGAGTTCAACAAATGATTCAAATGGCTTGGAAATGGGGCTTCGTCGTGTTTTGCTAATGACCTATTTTCCCTCGGGATTTTGGTCGCGTTTAATAACTCGTCTATTGGCTGATGAACATATAACGGATGCCATAAAATCCGTGTATACAACAGCAAACGAT caatCCCTTGAATTTGATTTACGTACCTCTTTGGAACATGACACTCAATGGAATTTATGGCAAACTGGCTTATCTCTCTACTATGGACCTATATTAGTTTTCAAAATATGGGAATTACCTTTTCAATTATCCCATACCACACAACCTTTTCGGAATAGTAATAATCGTTTTAAGCTTAAACTCGATGGAGTTTGGAGTGATATTAATCTATGCAATTCTAGCATATTGGAGATATCATTTCCTCTTACTCATGTCAATATATACCAAGAAATCGAAGATGGAGCTCGTCAACATTTAGCTCACATTGAACCTAATATGCCAATTATAGCAAAACTTTTAGCTTTAGCTGTAGATCATATTGATTTACTACTTGAAGATTGGTATCCCTCATTGGGTACACGTTTTGTTCATACATCGGAGGGAAGATTTTTGATAACACGTTTGGTAATGTGTccgaaatgtttgaaaaaattggctttaaatAATAAGAAAACAGAATCTTccgatggtggtggtggtgcagGAGGAGGTGCTGATACCTCCGATAGTTCGGTTGCGATGGGTGGTGGTGctggctacactcaaaaaacgcgAACGAAGAGACCTATGTATTATCATGCTGGTGATAATGGAGATGATCTCCAGTTAAATGTTTTTTCAGCATACTTAAATGCCACAGCAAGAAGAGAGCGCAGATCAGAG GATTCCCTTTGTTCTGATGCTGATTCTGGTGTTGGTCCTGATTCGGCTGGTTCATCACGTAATACCTCTGTCGATGGTCATCCGTTGTataatattccagatatatccaATGTTTGTTACACTTGGATGATTGAAGAATGTATATTATCGGTATATAATCAGACAAAAATCTCTTGTCCCGTACATTTAGAAATGGTCATGATGAAATTGGCTCCTGATGTCGTTTTCGCCGATATACCCGAAAAATATACCATCAATTCGGAAAGTATCATAAAGGGTTCTCTGTTAGGTCGTGGAGCATTTGGTTTTGTATTCAAGGCAACATGTAAAATTAAAGGATCTCGTAATTTCCGGTCAGTAGCCATGAAAATGCTGCAGCCAGTACCACCGGGTCCAAGAGCCAAAGAAAGTGCATTAATGGCATATAAAGTTGCGCTTGGAAAATGGGATCGTGATCCATTGCAGCATGCATGTAAGGCCTATTGCACGGCTAGACAAGAGTTGGCTGTGCTATTGACACTGAAACATCCGAATATTGTACCGCTCGTTGGTATTTGTATTAAACCATTGGCTTTGGTTCTAGAACTAGCACCAATGGGTGGTTTGGATTCGATTCTTCGTCAGCATCGGCGCAGTGGTGCTCACATTGGTCCGCATACATTCCAAATATTGGTATTACAAGCAGCTCGAGCAATTGAGTATTTACATCGTAGAAGGATTATATATCGTGATTTAAAATCGGAAAATGTTTTGGTTTGGGATTTTCCTCAGCCCCATGC AGAGGATAGTCCACGtaattctatacatataaaaatagcagatTATGGTATAAGTCGCCAGACTGCTCCAAGTGGTTCTAAAGGATTTGGAGGCACAGAAGGTTTTATGGCCCCGGAAATTATTCGCTACAACGGAGAAGAAGAATACACTGAAAAG GTTGATTGTTTCTCCTTTGGTATGTTTATCTATGAGAATATTAGTTTACGGCAACCTTTCGAAGGCCACGAATCGATTAAAGAGTGCATATTGGAAGGAAGTAGACCAGCTTTGACCCAACGTGAAACACAATTTCCAACCTATTGTTTAGATCTCATGGTTTTATGCTGGGATGAGTTGCCTAAGAAAAGACCTACAGCCAGTCAAATTGTTTCCATACTCACAGCACCTGAATGTATACATTTACTGGATGTTATAGCCTTGCCGCACAGTGATAAAGTTGTGTGTGGTGGCTTTAGCATTAATAATGCCAACAACATGGGCGAAG AAGAGTCTTCCGACTTAGAATTATGGTTACCTGGCTATAATTCTCATATTGATATTTTGGACACCACTATACATGGTCAATTTTTACAATCGAGCACAATTAAATGCACTAACAAATTTATCTCTTCCGATCCAAAATCACCACGAGTTGAAGAAGTCTCACTGAAATCTCAATCCTCTTCACCGCTGAATACCCCCTCATCATTGCAGGCATCCTCATCATCAGGCTCGTCGTCACGCACATCGTCAGCAACTCGATTGCCACGAATAAATATGCTTTGCTGTTGTATAATAGAACAATGCATATGGATAGGCGATGCAGCTGGAACTTTACATTCCTATAGTCTAACAGATTATACgcatatattttcatatatattagATCCAGCCATTAAATCACCATTGATAAGTCTGGTCTATTTGCGAGATATTGAACGAGTTGCAGTGGGTTTACACAACGGGCGGGTATTTTTGGTTGATAGTTGCAAAGTTCCTTCGAATTGTGCCTTTGCCGAAGGTtcattcgttttaactgaaatcTGTTCTGGATTAATATTGCACTGTGCTTGTGCCATCATGGTTGAAGG GACTTATGAGTTATGGTGCGGTGAAATGGCAggcaaactaaatgtttttccATTGAGTAAAACCGGAGTATGCGGTCACCAGGCTCTATGTCATAGCGATGAACCAAATTCCATTGAAGATTTGCGCGTGGCAAGAATGTGTAGCAATGAAAGTTACATTTTCACATGCCTTTATCCAGGTTTTATGGTTTATCAATGGCATgcggaaaataaaacaattgaaaataaattggatTGTTCCAAATTATTGCCATGCTCTGAATCGCTTAAAAGCATAGCCATCGATGAACATTTGAGCCTTATAAAATGTCAAATATCAGCTTTATGTGCTCATGGTCAGGAATTGTATATTGGAACTACATGGGGATGTTTAATAATTGCCGAAGTGAATACATTACGACCAATTGCTGTATTTCGTCCATATGAAAATGAA ATCAAATCAATTATATCTGTACCAAATCAAAATGTACCACTTATTGCAACAATTGGCAGACGTTATCGATCTCTGATATCACGTTATATGGATTCAGCTGAGACGACAACGGTGAAAAATGTGGTAACTCCTACACATTTTGatcattttaaaaatcaatataaatCCATAAATCCACAACAGGATGTTGACAACCACATACATGTACTATTATGGAAAGCTAAAGATTGGACgtaa